Proteins co-encoded in one Hymenobacter swuensis DY53 genomic window:
- a CDS encoding BLUF domain-containing protein produces the protein MSLYHLVYQSQALVPFTVPELTELLKQARAHNQQLHVTGLLLHSSDGRFLQVLEGEEADVRQLYYQRIQPDPRHYHCLVLGEGRCTRRSFAKWDMGFYVAQADDITTLLQSSAVLPPDNTGRQPTISPELITLLLDFVGSKALQ, from the coding sequence ATGAGCCTATACCACCTCGTTTACCAGAGCCAGGCCTTGGTGCCGTTCACCGTCCCGGAGCTGACAGAGCTGCTGAAGCAGGCCCGCGCCCACAACCAGCAGCTACACGTCACCGGGCTGCTGCTACACTCTTCCGACGGCCGCTTCTTGCAGGTACTCGAAGGCGAGGAGGCTGACGTCCGGCAGCTTTACTACCAGCGCATCCAGCCCGATCCGCGCCATTACCACTGTCTGGTCCTCGGAGAAGGCCGCTGTACGAGGCGCAGCTTTGCTAAGTGGGATATGGGCTTTTATGTCGCGCAGGCCGATGATATAACTACCCTGCTGCAAAGCAGTGCCGTGCTTCCTCCGGACAATACCGGCCGCCAGCCTACCATCTCCCCCGAGCTGATAACGCTGCTCCTGGATTTTGTGGGTAGTAAAGCACTGCAATAA
- a CDS encoding universal stress protein, producing the protein MLLHVKRASLFDPNDLVGEGYHQQELARQTDTAAILYQQAEELHTEATVEVATDLLPEVAQDLARRYQPALFVLSQPDETQPATANLVSSCAEILRAGNYPLLVVPPAAATHHAPRRLLIAADREPFALAPEAQALRTLLALPNAELFVAHVSSGVEDDEGCALALRAVQASGLVDGLPTPELRGFEHNDYAAGVLAAVQDIQADLVVVLARQRSYVGGLFHRSITARLLERCPVPVLVLPVAAEVSTGPSSVLTSAALNAQALLNGLSPAN; encoded by the coding sequence GTGCTGCTGCACGTCAAACGCGCCTCGCTATTCGACCCCAACGACCTGGTGGGCGAGGGCTACCACCAGCAGGAGCTGGCACGCCAGACCGATACGGCCGCCATTCTCTACCAGCAGGCCGAAGAGCTGCACACGGAGGCCACCGTGGAAGTCGCCACCGACCTGCTGCCAGAAGTAGCCCAAGACCTGGCCCGCCGCTACCAACCGGCGTTGTTCGTGCTCAGCCAGCCCGATGAAACCCAGCCCGCCACCGCCAACTTGGTGAGCTCGTGCGCCGAAATCCTGCGGGCCGGCAACTACCCGCTGCTGGTGGTGCCTCCCGCTGCCGCCACCCACCATGCCCCGCGCCGCCTGCTGATTGCCGCCGACCGGGAGCCATTTGCGCTGGCCCCCGAAGCCCAAGCCCTGCGCACGCTGCTGGCTCTGCCCAACGCGGAATTATTTGTGGCGCACGTATCGAGCGGCGTAGAAGACGATGAAGGCTGCGCCTTGGCCTTGCGGGCCGTGCAGGCCAGTGGCCTCGTGGACGGACTGCCCACACCCGAGCTGCGCGGCTTCGAGCACAACGACTACGCCGCCGGCGTGCTGGCAGCGGTGCAGGATATCCAGGCCGACCTGGTTGTGGTACTGGCCCGCCAGCGCAGCTACGTAGGCGGGCTGTTCCACCGCAGCATCACGGCCCGGCTACTGGAGCGCTGCCCCGTGCCGGTGCTGGTGCTGCCAGTGGCCGCTGAGGTGAGTACCGGGCCAAGCAGCGTCCTTACCTCGGCGGCCCTGAATGCGCAGGCACTACTCAACGGCCTGTCGCCGGCCAATTGA
- a CDS encoding DUF6624 domain-containing protein — translation MKLVAATYAFWCLSTCLATAQTKPVLYPKLSKTLDSLAYVDQWPMQQLFKQLPDSADRDLVQVEKENFARHQPLLEKIVRQVGYPGFQQVGEKSANNFWLLVQHADAYPAFQRQVLELMLSEVKRKNASPVNYAYLTDRVAINAGKPEEYGTQVEYKGPGLGKAVPRSLRDPKNVDKRRAAIGMEPLQQYLDMMSGLHEQMNAPKPTVQ, via the coding sequence ATGAAACTAGTTGCTGCTACCTATGCTTTCTGGTGCCTGAGCACCTGCCTTGCTACCGCGCAAACCAAGCCGGTGCTATATCCAAAGCTGAGCAAGACCCTGGATAGCTTGGCCTACGTTGATCAGTGGCCCATGCAGCAGCTGTTCAAGCAGTTGCCCGATAGTGCTGATCGGGACTTGGTGCAAGTCGAGAAAGAGAATTTCGCCCGCCACCAACCCCTGCTGGAAAAGATTGTGCGCCAGGTAGGATACCCAGGGTTCCAGCAGGTAGGGGAGAAAAGCGCGAACAATTTCTGGCTGCTCGTACAGCATGCCGATGCGTACCCGGCCTTCCAACGCCAGGTGTTGGAGCTAATGTTGTCCGAAGTAAAACGCAAGAATGCCAGCCCCGTCAACTACGCGTACCTGACGGACCGCGTCGCCATCAACGCGGGCAAGCCGGAGGAATACGGCACCCAGGTGGAGTACAAAGGGCCGGGCTTGGGGAAAGCGGTTCCCAGGTCGTTGCGCGACCCAAAGAATGTAGACAAGCGCCGCGCCGCCATTGGCATGGAGCCGCTGCAGCAGTACCTCGACATGATGAGTGGACTGCATGAGCAGATGAATGCGCCGAAACCCACGGTGCAATAG